One window of the Candidatus Izemoplasmatales bacterium genome contains the following:
- a CDS encoding LacI family DNA-binding transcriptional regulator, translating into MAKVTLEKIARDMGCSKVAVYKALSDQKGVSDELRGRIKAHADALGYVRRLSPQEAKNKKFIFFISQDFFLMPSEQYYSTIFYFLSAECNKANSTLQIAFLEPVRTFERMEAAIASFKPDGIFIAGQIGDSILDRIDGLGTPVVVVDYFSPMHAGNYVFVDNFHLSYALTRYLLGKGHRRIGFVGDVTKTSSIADRYFGYLKAMREAGVAPDDDWHVNVNIEHNVDVPVMTFANLPTAFLCHCDAAAQWMYTSLAIKGLRIPDDVSIVSFDNTPLCDSLLPKLTSAGPHKDYYAKKAFTAMIEVLANPNRNVHVTIRTALVERGSVRAL; encoded by the coding sequence ATGGCAAAGGTCACGCTGGAAAAAATCGCACGCGACATGGGATGCAGCAAGGTCGCGGTCTACAAGGCGCTCTCCGACCAGAAGGGCGTGAGCGACGAACTCCGCGGCCGCATCAAGGCCCACGCCGACGCGCTCGGTTACGTTCGAAGACTCTCGCCGCAGGAGGCGAAGAACAAGAAGTTCATCTTCTTCATCAGCCAGGACTTCTTCCTGATGCCCTCGGAGCAGTACTACTCGACGATCTTCTACTTCCTCTCCGCCGAATGCAACAAGGCGAACAGCACCCTGCAGATCGCGTTTCTCGAACCGGTGCGGACCTTCGAGCGGATGGAGGCGGCGATCGCCTCGTTCAAGCCCGACGGCATCTTCATCGCCGGCCAGATCGGCGACTCGATCCTGGATCGGATCGACGGCCTCGGGACGCCCGTCGTCGTGGTCGACTACTTCTCGCCGATGCACGCCGGAAACTACGTCTTCGTCGACAACTTCCACCTCTCCTACGCGCTCACCCGGTATCTTCTTGGAAAGGGGCACCGGCGGATCGGCTTCGTCGGCGACGTGACGAAGACCTCGTCGATCGCCGACCGCTACTTCGGATACCTGAAGGCGATGAGGGAAGCCGGCGTCGCCCCCGACGACGACTGGCACGTCAACGTCAACATCGAACACAACGTCGACGTCCCGGTGATGACCTTCGCGAACCTCCCGACCGCCTTCCTCTGCCATTGCGACGCGGCCGCCCAGTGGATGTACACGTCGCTTGCGATCAAGGGGCTTCGGATTCCCGACGACGTTTCGATCGTCAGTTTCGACAACACCCCGCTGTGCGACTCGCTCCTTCCGAAACTGACGAGCGCCGGGCCGCACAAGGACTACTACGCCAAGAAGGCGTTTACGGCGATGATCGAGGTGCTCGCGAACCCGAACCGGAACGTCCACGTGACGATCCGGACCGCCCTCGTCGAACGCGGTTCGGTCCGCGCGCTCTGA
- a CDS encoding OadG family protein — MFLAIQYPFLQGLMVSVVCVLIVFAMLELITLVVGGIRNLIREEPADGPEPPAAPIQAKPFGPEDLKDDDMVAAVLVAAIDFRESTKQEPNVVSVKEIRS, encoded by the coding sequence ATGTTCCTCGCGATCCAGTATCCGTTCCTGCAGGGACTGATGGTCTCCGTCGTCTGCGTCCTGATCGTCTTCGCCATGCTCGAACTCATCACCCTCGTCGTCGGCGGGATCCGGAACCTGATCCGCGAAGAACCCGCGGACGGCCCCGAGCCGCCGGCCGCGCCGATTCAGGCAAAGCCCTTCGGTCCCGAGGACCTGAAGGACGACGACATGGTCGCCGCCGTCCTCGTCGCCGCCATCGATTTCCGTGAAAGCACGAAACAGGAACCCAACGTCGTATCCGTGAAGGAGATCCGCTCATGA
- a CDS encoding Ig-like domain-containing protein → MKNIRPFALLLSILLLSAGILACGKTTTQATTAPAVTTSYDAEAIAAFGSATPAGMAFYRAEGDTAVIWNVDASLDNYGGVQTPTIRLDFSKAVIFRMEVVDCFEQYIVKLAVEGESEYFYVLSDSGASGVVSINVVDAMLSTKYRVKNTQPDPGYASGWKYDGEIKNCSFHILAKGPDGEKQTAELVLKSISITNDTEPVTGVSIISEAIVGNAVERLKGSDPVALSAAISPAVGDGSVLWSSLDEEVATVDENGSVAFVGVGTTSIVATAAVDQSKSAAVDIVVRSGYEDPAALASRLGELAFDGTAGDAQAFLDLYRTTWEGENDQEYAIAGAPFLAVRRNGRAAIVENYFDPESPADVAVADAALSGGTSEIGIALAGSGGATVYRMTDGVLVSERYAASFGAVYAEHAAAWSKSDTYEERAIVVWDDGSVRKYELTMLAATLISAFEASAFADPARWIVPDRTRQADDAVIHALSPASVTLSGDVAVIRQDKYPEAKYCFGGLVSGVLAAPEGHAVEFILDVGELNRMNDYVKTMWEIRILYYPSIDGAPVSANPIKIASGNEAGVQTVAFTPAYPFFRVYLVVNGSDIGAQFADATMRIRSLKIYSLD, encoded by the coding sequence ATGAAGAACATCCGTCCATTCGCACTACTCCTATCGATCCTCCTCCTGTCCGCCGGCATCCTCGCCTGCGGCAAGACGACGACGCAGGCGACCACCGCCCCGGCCGTCACGACCTCCTACGACGCCGAGGCGATCGCCGCCTTCGGCAGCGCCACGCCCGCCGGCATGGCGTTCTACCGCGCCGAGGGCGACACCGCCGTGATCTGGAACGTCGACGCCAGTCTCGACAACTACGGCGGCGTGCAGACGCCGACGATCCGACTCGACTTCTCGAAGGCGGTCATCTTCCGGATGGAGGTCGTCGACTGCTTCGAGCAGTACATCGTCAAGCTCGCCGTCGAAGGCGAAAGCGAGTACTTCTACGTCCTCTCCGACTCCGGTGCGTCCGGCGTCGTCTCGATCAACGTCGTGGATGCGATGCTCTCGACGAAATACCGCGTCAAGAACACCCAGCCGGATCCCGGCTATGCGTCCGGCTGGAAGTACGACGGCGAGATCAAGAACTGTTCCTTCCACATCCTCGCGAAAGGTCCGGACGGCGAGAAGCAGACCGCCGAACTGGTCCTGAAGAGCATCTCGATCACCAACGACACCGAACCCGTCACGGGCGTCTCGATCATCTCCGAGGCGATCGTCGGGAATGCCGTCGAACGGCTCAAGGGCAGCGATCCCGTCGCGCTGTCGGCGGCGATTTCGCCCGCCGTCGGCGACGGATCGGTCCTCTGGAGTTCGCTCGACGAGGAGGTCGCCACCGTCGACGAGAACGGTTCGGTCGCCTTCGTCGGCGTCGGGACGACGTCGATCGTCGCGACCGCGGCCGTCGACCAGAGCAAGTCCGCCGCCGTGGACATCGTCGTCAGGAGCGGATACGAGGATCCCGCCGCGCTCGCCTCGCGACTCGGCGAACTCGCATTCGACGGCACCGCCGGCGACGCCCAGGCGTTCCTCGACCTCTACCGCACGACCTGGGAGGGCGAGAACGACCAGGAATACGCGATCGCCGGAGCCCCCTTCCTCGCGGTCCGAAGAAACGGACGCGCGGCGATCGTCGAGAACTACTTCGATCCCGAATCGCCCGCGGACGTCGCCGTCGCGGACGCGGCCCTGTCGGGGGGAACGAGCGAAATCGGCATCGCCCTCGCCGGCAGCGGCGGGGCGACGGTCTACCGCATGACGGACGGCGTCCTCGTCTCCGAGCGCTACGCCGCCTCCTTCGGCGCCGTCTACGCCGAGCACGCCGCGGCGTGGTCGAAATCCGATACCTATGAGGAGCGCGCGATCGTCGTCTGGGACGACGGTTCGGTCCGCAAGTACGAACTGACGATGCTGGCGGCGACGCTGATTTCCGCTTTCGAAGCGTCCGCTTTCGCCGACCCCGCCCGATGGATCGTCCCCGACCGCACCCGGCAAGCCGACGACGCCGTGATCCACGCGCTCTCGCCGGCCTCGGTCACGCTTTCCGGCGACGTCGCCGTGATCCGGCAGGACAAGTACCCCGAAGCGAAGTACTGCTTCGGCGGACTGGTGAGCGGCGTCCTCGCGGCTCCCGAAGGTCACGCCGTCGAGTTCATCCTCGACGTCGGAGAACTCAACCGGATGAACGACTACGTGAAGACGATGTGGGAGATCAGGATCCTGTACTATCCTTCGATCGACGGCGCGCCCGTGAGCGCGAACCCGATCAAGATCGCCTCCGGCAACGAAGCGGGCGTGCAGACGGTCGCCTTCACGCCGGCGTATCCGTTCTTCCGCGTCTATCTCGTCGTCAACGGATCCGACATCGGCGCCCAGTTCGCCGACGCGACGATGCGGATCCGAAGCCTCAAGATCTACTCCCTCGACTGA
- a CDS encoding oxaloacetate decarboxylase subunit alpha yields the protein MGVKIVETALRDGHQSLFATRMTTEEILSAIDDLDKAGYYSLEVWGGATFDACMRFLNEDPWERLRKIRARVRNTKLQMLFRGQNILGYRHYSDDVVEMFVKKSLENGIDIIRVFDALNDVRNLKCAVDATKKYGGHCQIALSYTTSPVHTVDYYVTLAQEVERMGADSLCIKDMAGVLLPDDAYELVSRLKRNTKLPIDVHSHCTGGMMDMTYLKAIEAGADIVDCAISPLSGGTSQPASEAFQYVLAGTEHDPHLDLEALGRAAVKLGAVRDKYLANGLLNPKALSPDPRVLKFQLPGGMLSNLMSQLKEQNAMNRYEEVLKEVPRVRKDLGYPPLVTPLSQMVGTQAVMNVMTGERYRMVPNEIKEYLHGFYGKSPAPVDEEIRRKIIGDDAVITHRPADDLAPEFEGLKAKYRDLARSDEDVLSLALFEAVAQKYLSQKYAPPISAVETVEFDLKIGGR from the coding sequence ATGGGCGTGAAGATCGTCGAAACGGCTCTCAGGGACGGACACCAGTCCCTGTTCGCCACCCGCATGACGACGGAGGAGATCCTCTCCGCGATCGACGACCTCGACAAGGCGGGCTACTACTCCCTCGAGGTCTGGGGCGGAGCCACCTTCGACGCCTGCATGCGCTTTTTGAACGAAGACCCGTGGGAGCGGCTCCGGAAGATCCGCGCCCGGGTCAGGAACACGAAGCTGCAGATGCTTTTCCGCGGCCAGAACATCCTCGGCTACCGCCACTACTCCGACGACGTCGTCGAGATGTTCGTGAAGAAGTCCCTGGAAAACGGCATCGACATCATCCGCGTCTTCGACGCCCTGAACGACGTGCGCAACCTGAAGTGCGCCGTCGACGCGACGAAGAAGTACGGCGGCCACTGCCAGATCGCCCTCTCCTACACCACCTCCCCGGTCCATACCGTCGACTACTACGTCACACTGGCGCAGGAGGTCGAACGGATGGGCGCGGACTCGCTCTGCATCAAGGACATGGCCGGCGTCCTTCTACCGGACGACGCCTACGAGCTCGTCTCGCGCCTGAAAAGGAACACGAAGCTGCCGATCGACGTCCACAGCCACTGCACCGGCGGGATGATGGACATGACCTACCTGAAGGCGATCGAGGCCGGCGCCGACATCGTCGACTGCGCGATCTCGCCGCTTTCCGGCGGCACCAGCCAGCCGGCGTCGGAAGCCTTCCAGTACGTCCTCGCCGGCACGGAGCACGATCCGCACCTCGATCTCGAGGCGCTCGGTCGGGCTGCCGTCAAGCTTGGCGCCGTCCGGGACAAGTACCTCGCGAACGGTCTCCTCAATCCCAAGGCGCTCTCCCCGGATCCCCGCGTCCTCAAGTTCCAGCTTCCCGGCGGGATGCTCTCGAACCTGATGAGCCAGCTCAAGGAACAGAACGCGATGAACCGCTACGAAGAGGTCCTGAAGGAAGTCCCGCGGGTCCGGAAGGACCTCGGCTACCCGCCGCTCGTGACGCCGCTCTCGCAGATGGTGGGCACCCAGGCGGTCATGAACGTGATGACCGGAGAACGGTACAGGATGGTCCCGAACGAGATCAAGGAATACCTCCACGGCTTCTACGGGAAGAGCCCCGCGCCCGTGGACGAGGAGATCCGAAGGAAGATCATCGGCGACGATGCGGTGATCACGCACCGTCCCGCCGACGACCTGGCTCCCGAGTTCGAAGGGCTCAAGGCGAAGTACAGGGATCTCGCGCGATCGGACGAGGACGTCCTCTCGCTCGCACTCTTCGAAGCCGTCGCCCAGAAGTATCTTTCCCAGAAATACGCCCCGCCGATATCGGCGGTCGAGACGGTCGAGTTCGACCTGAAGATCGGAGGCCGATGA
- a CDS encoding sugar ABC transporter permease, protein MEKRALARILKRGYRKEYKYFLLFAGIALLGFLLFYLVPVIRTIVLSFTDKTVYGIDVHFVGWDNYRLALAGDPLFKRSMIQSLVFAVGSGILVLVTSLILAMLLNAKVKGIGIFRTIYFLPFIIPAFAVGAVYKNILNPNTGLLNRILETFGVANPPLWYVSPETALVTMILVSAMGFGVKMLVFLAALQGIPASLYEVADIEGATPFRKFWKITMPLISPMLFLNVIMITIDGMRSFSLAYVMGNGSGEPAHSTLLFPIYMFMTAFTPDYSYELGYAAAMAWLFFLVILALTGLNFLFSRYYVQKDVAL, encoded by the coding sequence ATGGAGAAGCGCGCACTCGCCAGGATCCTGAAACGCGGCTACCGCAAGGAATACAAGTACTTTCTCCTGTTCGCCGGCATCGCCCTCCTCGGCTTCCTGCTCTTCTATCTGGTACCGGTGATCCGCACGATCGTCCTGTCGTTCACCGACAAGACCGTCTATGGAATCGACGTCCATTTCGTCGGTTGGGACAACTACCGTCTGGCCCTCGCGGGGGATCCTCTGTTCAAACGCTCAATGATCCAGTCGCTCGTCTTCGCGGTCGGATCCGGGATCCTCGTGCTCGTCACTTCGCTCATCCTGGCGATGCTCCTGAACGCCAAGGTGAAGGGCATCGGGATCTTCCGGACGATCTACTTTCTGCCGTTCATCATCCCCGCCTTCGCCGTCGGGGCCGTCTACAAGAACATCCTCAATCCGAATACCGGACTCCTGAACCGGATCCTCGAGACGTTCGGCGTGGCGAATCCGCCGCTGTGGTACGTCTCGCCGGAAACCGCCCTCGTCACGATGATCCTCGTGTCCGCGATGGGGTTCGGCGTCAAGATGCTCGTCTTCCTCGCCGCCCTCCAGGGAATCCCCGCATCGCTCTACGAGGTCGCCGACATCGAGGGCGCGACGCCCTTCCGGAAGTTCTGGAAGATCACCATGCCCCTGATCTCGCCGATGCTCTTCCTGAACGTGATCATGATCACCATCGACGGGATGCGGTCGTTCTCGCTCGCCTACGTGATGGGCAACGGCAGCGGCGAGCCGGCGCACTCGACCCTCCTCTTCCCCATCTACATGTTCATGACCGCCTTCACCCCGGACTACTCCTACGAGCTCGGTTATGCGGCGGCGATGGCGTGGCTCTTCTTCCTCGTCATCCTCGCCCTCACCGGACTCAACTTCCTGTTCTCCCGGTACTATGTCCAGAAGGACGTGGCGTTATGA
- a CDS encoding extracellular solute-binding protein has protein sequence MIVKRIICLFVAFFASMALFACGGAEDDILRIALDIEDEGRYDELFTYFTETTGISVRATYGLDPVKIINTKDEPDIIKTSTVAIRSMKDIFVDLSPYLDADPDIDVSDYREVLIDALTFDGKVYALPTAVNTSLLYYNKTLFDGKEDELRSAFGLSSDESVYPRADWTWDDFRTAGVILSQYTGSGDDRTYTRFGAEAQLGWWGEWLVYLQQMGGTFYVPETEDHICALDSAAAFAATTFYRSKSMGSATEKFAPDAVEQSSGFSFLAGNVAMIFGGHLGDWYAYDLLDMDWGVQLLPTPVGRPDARGGEISADAFGISVRSEKKEQAFTFLKIWAGEEGAVEMYKYGKIGARNDMESLIDALPETERASIDHTIVFDAMEIAVTLPAEKDFAKVMRDMVMTELYLLMYEGRGSETDVAAVLSRIKTHVDDYYDGLYD, from the coding sequence ATGATCGTCAAACGCATCATCTGCCTGTTCGTCGCGTTCTTCGCAAGCATGGCGCTCTTCGCCTGCGGCGGCGCAGAGGACGACATCCTCCGGATCGCCCTCGACATCGAGGACGAGGGCCGCTACGACGAACTTTTCACGTACTTCACGGAGACCACCGGGATATCTGTCCGCGCCACCTACGGTCTCGATCCCGTCAAGATCATCAACACGAAGGACGAACCAGACATCATCAAGACGTCGACGGTCGCGATCCGGTCGATGAAGGACATCTTCGTCGACCTCTCCCCCTACCTCGACGCCGATCCCGACATCGACGTGTCCGACTACCGCGAGGTCCTGATCGACGCCCTCACTTTCGACGGAAAAGTCTACGCCCTTCCGACGGCGGTCAACACTTCCCTTCTCTATTACAACAAGACTCTCTTCGACGGGAAGGAAGACGAACTCAGATCCGCCTTCGGGCTTTCCTCTGACGAATCCGTCTATCCGCGCGCCGACTGGACCTGGGACGATTTCCGGACCGCCGGGGTCATCCTCTCGCAGTACACCGGAAGCGGCGACGACCGCACATACACGAGATTCGGCGCCGAGGCGCAGCTCGGCTGGTGGGGCGAATGGCTCGTCTACCTCCAGCAGATGGGCGGCACCTTCTACGTTCCGGAAACGGAAGACCATATCTGCGCCCTCGATTCCGCGGCGGCATTTGCGGCGACGACCTTCTACCGTTCCAAGTCGATGGGGTCGGCGACCGAGAAGTTCGCCCCCGACGCCGTCGAACAGTCCTCGGGCTTCTCGTTTCTTGCGGGGAACGTCGCGATGATCTTCGGCGGTCACCTCGGCGATTGGTACGCCTATGACCTCCTCGACATGGACTGGGGCGTCCAGCTCCTGCCGACGCCGGTCGGCCGTCCCGACGCCCGCGGCGGGGAGATCTCCGCCGACGCCTTCGGGATTTCGGTGCGCTCCGAGAAGAAGGAGCAGGCCTTCACCTTCCTCAAGATCTGGGCCGGCGAGGAAGGCGCGGTCGAAATGTACAAATACGGCAAGATCGGCGCGCGCAACGACATGGAAAGTCTGATCGACGCCCTGCCGGAAACGGAGCGGGCCTCGATCGACCACACGATCGTCTTCGATGCGATGGAGATCGCGGTGACCCTGCCCGCCGAGAAGGATTTCGCGAAGGTCATGCGCGACATGGTGATGACCGAACTGTATCTTCTGATGTACGAGGGACGCGGATCCGAGACGGACGTCGCGGCGGTGCTGTCCCGCATCAAGACCCACGTGGACGACTATTACGACGGATTGTACGACTGA
- a CDS encoding biotin/lipoyl-containing protein: protein MKLYKVKVNGKVYEVELESVTESNAKIESPKPAPAADAAGAQVVAPMQGQIVKVNVEVGTMVKKGAILAVLEAMKLENEILSPVEGVLRQAAVAKGQSVAAGQLLFVVG from the coding sequence ATGAAACTCTACAAGGTCAAGGTCAACGGCAAGGTCTACGAAGTCGAACTCGAAAGCGTGACCGAATCGAACGCGAAGATCGAATCGCCGAAACCGGCGCCCGCCGCCGATGCGGCAGGCGCGCAGGTCGTCGCGCCGATGCAGGGTCAGATCGTCAAGGTGAACGTCGAGGTCGGAACGATGGTCAAGAAGGGCGCGATCCTCGCCGTGCTCGAGGCGATGAAGCTCGAAAACGAGATCCTCTCGCCCGTCGAAGGCGTCCTCCGCCAGGCCGCCGTCGCGAAGGGTCAGTCCGTCGCCGCCGGCCAGCTCCTGTTCGTCGTCGGTTAA
- a CDS encoding glycoside hydrolase family 130 protein: MEKKLIIEAKNVIPSRPRFRVIGVFNPAVVRVGAGYVMLARVAEAVVQDDPDHFLVPVLSATGGMEIVRLPKDDPDYDYCDPRLIRNHRQSYLTSISHLRVARSRDGEHFAFDAAGIVQPDGIYERYGIEDARVTKIGSTFFVTYTAVSDCGINVRLMATTDFVDFRRIGNIFHSDNKDCVIFPKRIHGKYFALHRPSLSHFGKLDVWTAESPNLVDWGNHKVMTEARVGYAPSVRVGAGAVPLLTPRGWLEVYHSADASDRYHLTAMLLDRKDPNRVLMKGARPLLEPTEPYERDGFVKNVVFTCGVTLEDDVLSIYYGVCDENVALCRMTVAEAVATMAEV, from the coding sequence ATGGAGAAGAAACTGATCATCGAAGCCAAGAACGTCATCCCCTCCCGTCCCCGATTCCGGGTGATCGGCGTCTTCAACCCGGCCGTCGTCCGAGTCGGCGCCGGCTACGTCATGCTCGCCCGCGTGGCCGAAGCCGTCGTCCAGGACGATCCGGACCATTTCCTCGTTCCGGTCCTGTCGGCGACCGGCGGGATGGAGATCGTGCGGCTTCCCAAGGACGATCCCGACTACGACTATTGCGACCCGCGGCTGATCCGGAACCACCGGCAGTCGTACCTGACCTCGATCTCGCATCTGCGCGTCGCCCGTTCGCGGGACGGCGAGCACTTCGCCTTCGACGCCGCCGGGATCGTGCAGCCGGACGGCATCTACGAGCGCTACGGCATCGAGGACGCCCGCGTCACGAAAATCGGATCGACCTTCTTCGTCACCTATACCGCGGTCTCCGACTGCGGCATCAACGTGCGGCTGATGGCGACGACCGACTTCGTCGACTTCCGCCGCATCGGCAACATCTTCCATTCCGACAACAAGGACTGCGTGATCTTCCCGAAGCGCATCCATGGGAAGTACTTCGCGCTCCATCGCCCGAGCCTCTCGCATTTCGGAAAGCTCGACGTCTGGACCGCGGAAAGCCCGAACCTCGTCGACTGGGGGAACCACAAGGTCATGACCGAAGCGCGGGTCGGATACGCCCCGTCGGTCCGCGTCGGCGCCGGCGCGGTCCCGCTCCTGACGCCCCGCGGATGGCTCGAGGTCTACCATTCCGCGGACGCATCGGATCGTTACCATCTGACGGCGATGCTCCTCGATCGGAAGGATCCGAACCGGGTATTGATGAAGGGCGCGCGGCCGCTGCTCGAGCCGACGGAACCGTACGAGCGCGACGGGTTCGTGAAGAACGTCGTCTTCACCTGCGGGGTGACCCTCGAAGACGACGTCCTCTCGATCTACTACGGCGTCTGCGACGAGAACGTGGCGCTCTGCCGGATGACCGTCGCGGAGGCCGTCGCGACGATGGCGGAGGTGTGA
- a CDS encoding DUF1861 family protein, whose product MNIKYVTEPTALSTLVERHRRNPAVYETARLEFLGVDGFDVYNVSNEFSWKGRRLIAGRVERRESERSAVRFFEKVDLDCYRVLPGGIDDFQDPYATVLDGALLIGGTAIHEDADGRIDTWNTAFYRGDDLSTLVRIADAPAKMKDVRVERRGVLHVFTRPQGGIAGPGRIGYYACDDLSGVNPAAIASAPLLATQFPEGCWGGVNQILPLEGGLLGIVGHIATMSEGDVRHYYGMTFVFDPATRRSTEVNILCERRDFTPGAAKRPDLVDVVFAGGLVRHGNGTATVYVGLSDAEAHAAIVDDPFEAFEKE is encoded by the coding sequence ATGAACATCAAGTATGTGACAGAACCGACGGCGCTGTCGACCCTCGTCGAACGGCACCGCCGCAATCCGGCCGTCTACGAGACGGCGCGACTCGAATTCCTCGGCGTCGACGGTTTCGACGTCTACAACGTCTCAAACGAGTTTTCGTGGAAGGGAAGGCGCCTGATCGCCGGCCGCGTCGAACGGCGCGAAAGCGAACGATCGGCCGTGCGCTTCTTCGAGAAGGTCGATCTGGACTGCTACCGGGTCCTCCCGGGCGGGATCGACGATTTCCAGGATCCGTACGCGACCGTTCTGGACGGCGCGCTCCTGATCGGCGGCACCGCGATCCATGAGGACGCCGACGGCCGGATCGACACGTGGAACACCGCGTTCTACCGGGGCGACGACCTCTCCACCCTCGTCCGGATCGCCGACGCGCCCGCGAAGATGAAGGACGTCCGCGTCGAACGCCGCGGCGTGCTCCACGTCTTCACCCGTCCCCAGGGCGGGATCGCCGGCCCCGGCCGGATCGGCTACTACGCCTGCGACGACCTTTCGGGCGTGAACCCGGCCGCGATCGCAAGCGCACCGCTGCTCGCCACCCAGTTCCCGGAGGGATGCTGGGGGGGCGTGAACCAGATCCTTCCGCTCGAGGGCGGCCTGCTCGGGATCGTCGGGCACATCGCGACGATGTCGGAAGGCGACGTCCGCCACTACTACGGGATGACCTTCGTCTTCGATCCCGCCACGCGCCGAAGCACGGAAGTCAACATCCTGTGCGAACGCCGCGATTTCACACCGGGCGCCGCCAAGCGCCCCGACCTCGTCGACGTCGTCTTCGCCGGCGGACTCGTCCGCCACGGCAACGGTACCGCCACCGTCTATGTCGGATTGTCCGACGCCGAAGCGCACGCGGCGATCGTCGACGATCCGTTCGAAGCCTTCGAAAAGGAGTGA
- a CDS encoding carbohydrate ABC transporter permease, protein MSPSGKKPLSAVRRRRNRRQALVYIPLILFAIVALLPLYYLVITAMKDLAESSTQATMFPHSFALFENIEFVLTHPDYDVVRMFLNTMAVFALKTLGTAITCSMAGYAFAVYRFPHKNAIFVVLLATMMIPGEILGIPIYEFMVNTGLREIAYIPLWIACWFGTDVFMIFLFKQFFQNIPKAYIEAARIDGYSEFRIFWKIAVPLNRPVFVTAILLYFIGTYNDLYGPALYVTRQSNWLMANSITIFENLYQWGGSNPIVPWNYVSVASLIAMIPEVLLFSFMQKQFMESVSGVGIKG, encoded by the coding sequence ATGAGCCCCTCCGGGAAGAAGCCGCTGTCGGCGGTCCGTCGCCGGCGCAACCGCCGTCAGGCGCTCGTGTACATCCCCCTCATCCTCTTCGCGATCGTCGCGCTTCTGCCGCTGTACTACCTCGTCATCACCGCGATGAAGGACCTCGCCGAATCCTCCACCCAGGCGACGATGTTTCCCCACTCGTTCGCCCTCTTCGAGAACATCGAGTTCGTCCTCACCCATCCCGACTACGACGTCGTCCGGATGTTTCTGAACACGATGGCCGTGTTCGCTCTCAAGACCCTCGGCACGGCGATCACGTGCTCGATGGCGGGGTATGCCTTCGCCGTCTACCGCTTCCCCCACAAGAACGCGATCTTCGTCGTCCTGCTCGCGACGATGATGATCCCCGGGGAGATCCTCGGGATCCCGATCTACGAGTTCATGGTCAACACCGGGCTCCGGGAGATCGCCTACATCCCGCTCTGGATCGCCTGCTGGTTCGGGACCGACGTCTTCATGATCTTCCTCTTCAAGCAGTTCTTCCAGAACATCCCGAAGGCCTACATCGAGGCCGCCCGGATCGACGGCTACTCGGAGTTTCGGATCTTCTGGAAGATCGCCGTCCCGCTCAACCGTCCGGTCTTCGTGACGGCGATCCTTTTGTACTTCATCGGCACCTACAACGACCTGTACGGTCCCGCGCTCTACGTCACCCGGCAAAGCAACTGGCTGATGGCCAACAGCATCACGATCTTCGAAAACCTCTATCAATGGGGGGGCAGCAATCCGATCGTCCCCTGGAACTACGTGTCGGTCGCGAGCCTGATCGCGATGATTCCGGAAGTCCTGCTGTTCAGTTTCATGCAAAAACAATTCATGGAGAGCGTCTCCGGAGTGGGGATCAAGGGATGA